A section of the Primulina eburnea isolate SZY01 chromosome 1, ASM2296580v1, whole genome shotgun sequence genome encodes:
- the LOC140822546 gene encoding LOW QUALITY PROTEIN: zinc finger CCCH domain-containing protein 44-like (The sequence of the model RefSeq protein was modified relative to this genomic sequence to represent the inferred CDS: deleted 1 base in 1 codon), with amino-acid sequence MENIETLLAAVAQTQGFSDDEDDVSLGRKVGVEVSVSLPEIRRDSGASQLTDVPTAVGGCSDPPTVVNHVPTSEIPVVPTNVVVIGAADKRKKRGRPPKGQLAERPPPPKRKKQEDEEEDVCFICFDGGSLVLCDRKGCPKAYHPACIKRDEAFFRSKAKWNCGWHICSTCQKPSHYMCYTCTYSLCKGCARDTDYLSVRGNKGFCTICLKTIMLIENKDQANEDAVQVDFDDKTSWEYLFKVYWTCLKDKLSLTLGELTQAKSPWNGAHAVASKPRLINAHHSSHDGNAISYMSSAHSELRKPREEMSLLQNNQLSLVASSIQNQVEKLNGDEGESVVGTGKLNMSKDTNKTGFDKNTDRPSTGEVSGSENAFDQVVMEKNKNNQGNGGDTDNPDIGKEADKQRHKDIELPEIVKNTEWASRELLEFVGHMKNGDITLLSQFDVQTLLLDYVKKNNLRDPRQKGQIICDHMLKNLFGKPRVGHIEMLQLLEYHFLTKEDCPSSFIPAGFVGSTASELEVDGNTYSSLITTNNKKRKTREKSEDGTPLNKLNEYAAIDVHNINLICLRRNLLENLIEDRDNFHDKVVGSIVRIRISACDQKQDIYRLVQVVGTSKVAEPYKIGDKTTDTMLEVLNLNKKEVVSLDAISNAAVTEDECRRLRQSIRCGLVKQFTVGEVQKKAMELQQVRLNDLLEAEILRLNHLRDRASEKGHKKDLREYVHKLQLLKSPEERQRRIAEIPVVHDDPKMSPAYESEEDVRSADNSRKDADELRPKSSKFTGNGRNPISPDKKGKREGSIQMQDKVIERVDTNGSHSSDIRMNQVNVANQATIGMDVQAMLRSIGLDTSTTSHSVGNSPPASNIETEKLWHYRDPNGKIQGPFAMLQLRKWNTTGLFPHDMRIWTNHEQYDSLLLTDALNRQFHGASDLPYNLSTESPDLGATGGDRVVNGTVSDSNQTGMALYDNSNVLSGNTIGSVREDASGTSHPQAWDFLKDNNSSADIVQVRSSHPSCAALPDRSQDPRNGENTSSGINKKQITSGLEFENQYNNRCQAGQSSEENTGTLPGDLSSMELESTSAPVSKSMESIKQDRSTNVPNLPCVAPKTIDKLGVVETAEVQQSVYLDVPMQNHSILELLSPTPRSNNEDQATGTKQYDFINFIVPNAGPSWSSSSGPVGGNLQLPEAADDWCGYSPASAKPSGQEWHSGLLSPSSLKPLEVTSDNVTATTSNNGQITHASPPNVPNWLAMFNEPIEFDALGEESVSDLLAEVDAMESQGGFPSPTSAMKFAKELIQDCKDDCFSSIEFSHLHDPGKNDALSSTGDRQLACQPSLPCKPAVESSFIDGLDSFRRSSVHSSASSEGETNAPVYPGEGGSEFHPPASVNTSQDMVGATMVLGTGSESNEPGWGTVQGNINLVTVQGNVNLVLGGPTQGMTNLSWGTNPGSGWGNPGVNLSPVNGNLPWDGQRMYSSPREWGYQGGEPGGFGRGRPQWGRQQYGGSSGGGGGYSRPPPKGQRVCKFYESGRCKKGAFCDYLHP; translated from the exons ATGGAGAACATAGAGACCCTGTTAGCTGCGGTAGCTCAGACTCAAGGATTCAGCGATGATGAAGATGATGTTTCCCTTGGACGTAAGGTAGGGGTGGAGGTTTCGGTGTCTTTGCCGGAGATTCGGCGAGATTCCGGCGCGTCTCAGTTGACTGATGTCCCGACGGCGGTGGGTGGATGTTCGGATCCGCCCACGGTGGTGAATCATGTACCTACGTCGGAAATTCCGGTTGTGCCGACGAACGTGGTGGTGATCGGTGCCGCGGATAAGAGGAAGAAAAGAGGGCGACCACCGAAGGGGCAACTGGCGGAGAGGCCTCCTCCTCCTAAGCGGAAGAAACAGGAGGATGAGGAGGAAGATGTTTGCTTTATCTGTTTCGATGGGGGTTCTCTGGTGCTTTGCGATCGCAA GGGCTGTCCGAAAGCATATCATCCAGCGTGCATTAAGAGGGATGAAGCCTTTTTCCGCTCGAAAGCCAAGTGGAATTGTG GTTGGCACATATGTAGCACATGTCAGAAGCCTTCTCACTACATGTGCTACACTTGCACCTATTCATTGTGCAAGGGATGTGCTAGAGACACAGACTACTTGTCTGTGAGAGGCAACAAAGGATTTTGCACAATTTGCCTGAAGACAATCATGCTGATTGAGAATAAAGACCAGGCAAATGAAGATGCG GTTCAAGTGGATTTTGATGACAAAACGAGCTGGGAGTATCTCTTCAAGGTGTACTGGACGTGCTTGAAAGACAAGTTATCATTAACACTGGGCGAACTCACACAAGCTAAAAGCCCTTGGAATGGTGCACATGCAGTGGCTTCCAAGCCTCGATTAATTAACGCGCATCATTCTTCCCATGATGGAAATGCTATATCTTACATGAGTTCCGCACATTCGGAATTGCGTAAACCCCGTGAAGAGATGAGTTTGTTGCAAAATAATCAGCTAAGCTTGGTCGCATCAAGTATCCAGAACCAAGTGGAGAAACTAAACGGTGACGAAGGGGAAAGTGTTGTAGGTACTGGTAAGCTTAACATGAGCAAAGATACAAACAAGACAGGATTTGACAAGAACACTGACAGACCAAGTACTGGTGAAGTTTCTGGCTCTGAGAACGCCTTTGACCAGGTGGTGATGgagaaaaataaaaacaatcaaGGCAATGGCGGAGATACAGATAACCCAGACATTGGAAAAGAAGCAGACAAGCAAAGACACAAAGATATTGAGTTACCGGAAATTGTGAAAAACACTGAATGGGCATCTAGAGAGCTCTTGGAGTTTGTGGGGCACATGAAAAACGGTGATATAACTCTTCTGTCGCAGTTCGATGTGCAGACGCTATTGCTTGACTATGTAAAGAAAAACAATCTTCGGGATCCTCGTCAGAAAGGCCAAATTATTTGCGATCATATGCTAAAAAATCTGTTTGGAAAGCCTCGTGTTGGTCACATCGAAATGCTACAGCTTCTTGAATATCACTTTCTTACaaaggaggattgtccaagttcttttattcCAGCCGGATTTGTTGGTTCGACTGCAAGCGAATTAGAGGTTGATGGAAACACTTATAGTTCGTTGATAACAACTAACAATAAAAAGCGAAAAACCCGTGAAAAAAGTGAGGATGGAACACCGCTAAATAAGTTAAATGAATATGCTGCAATTGACGTTCACAACATTAACTTGATCTGTTTACGACGTAATTTACTGGAGAATCTAATTGAAGATAGGGACAACTTCCATGATAAGGTCGTTGGCTCAATTGTGAGAATCAGAATATCGGCTTGTGATCAGAAGCAAGATATTTATAGGCTTGTTCAAGTTGTAG GTACTAGTAAGGTGGCTGAACCATATAAAATCGGTGATAAAACAACAGATACCATGCTTGAAGTTTTAAACTTAAACAAGAAAGAGGTTGTATCATTGGATGCTATTTCAAATGCAGCTGTCACTGAG GATGAATGCAGACGGTTACGCCAAAGCATTAGATGTGGGCTTGTGAAACAGTTCACTGTC GGTGAGGTGCAAAAGAAAGCAATGGAACTCCAACAAGTCAGGCTCAATGAC TTGCTGGAGGCTGAAATATTGCGGCTAAATCATCTTCGAGATCGAGCTAGCGAGAAGGGACATAAGAAGGA TCTCAGAGAATATGTTCACAAATTACAGCTGCTAAAGTCACCTGAGGAGCGACAGCGCAGAATTGCTGAAATTCCAGTTGTACACGATGATCCAAAAATGAGTCCAGCATATGAATCAGAGGAAGATGTCAGAAGTGCTGATAACTCTAGAAAAG ATGCAGATGAATTGAGGCCAAAATCCTCTAAATTTACAGGAAATGGACGGAATCCTATTTCTCCTGATAAAAAAG GGAAAAGAGAGGGGTCTATCCAGATGCAGGATAAAGTGATAGAAAGAGTAGATACAAATGGATCACATAGTTCAGATATACGTATGAATCAAGTCAACGTTGCTAAT CAGGCAACTATCGGTATGGATGTTCAAGCCATGCTTAGGTCCATTGGATTGGATACTTCTACTACCAGCCACTCCGTGGGAAACTCGCCACCTGCTAGTAATATTGAAACAGAGAAATTGTGGCATTATCGTGATCCTAATGGTAAAATTCAAGGACCATTTGCCATGTTGCAGCTGCGGAAGTGGAATACAACTGGTCTATTTCCACATGATATGAGGATATGGACAAATCACGAGCAATACGACTCGTTACTTCTTACCGATGCTTTGAACAGGCAATTCCATGGCGCATCAGACCTTCCGTACAACCTTTCGACAGAGTCGCCGGATCTGGGGGCTACTGGGGGTGACCGAGTTGTAAATGGGACCGTTAGTGATAGTAACCAAACTGGGATGGCTTTGTATGATAATTCAAATGTTTTGTCTGGAAACACCATCGGATCTGTAAGGGAAGATGCCTCTGGTACTTCCCATCCACAAGCCTGGGATTTTCTCAAGGATAATAATTCTAGTGCAGATATTGTCCAAGTACGCAGTTCCCATCCCTCATGTGCAGCTCTTCCAGATCGAAGCCAAGATCCACGCAATGGGGAAAATACTTCAAGTGGGATAAATAAAAAACAGATAACTAGTGGTCTCGAGTTTGAAAATCAGTATAACAATAGGTGCCAAGCAGGTCAGTCTTCTGAAGAAAACACGGGGACTCTACCTGGTGATTTGAGCTCAATGGAATTAGAATCCACTTCTGCACCTGTATCCAAGTCAATGGAGTCGATCAAACAGGATCGGAGTACAAATGTACCAAATCTGCCTTGTGTCGCACCAAAGACCATTGACAAGCTTGGGGTAGTTGAGACTGCTGAAGTGCAGCAATCTGTATATTTAGATGTTCCCATGCAAAACCATAGTATCCTTGAGCTATTAAGTCCTACGCCAAGGTCTAACAATGAAGATCAGGCCACCGGAACCAAGCAAtatgattttataaattttattgtgCCAAATGCAGGCCCTAGCTGGAGCAGTTCTTCTGGTCCAGTTGGGGGTAATTTGCAGCTTCCTGAAGCAGCTGATGATTGGTGTGGATATTCCCCTGCATCGGCAAAACCATCTGGGCAAGAATGGCACTCTGGTCTCCTCTCTCCATCTTCATTGAAACCGCTGGAGGTCACAAGTGATAATGTTACTGCCACCACTTCAAATAATGGCCAAATTACTCATGCTTCTCCGCCAAATGTACCTAATTGGCTTGCAATGTTTAACGAACCTATTGAGTTTGATGCTTTGGGTGAGGAATCAGTATCAGATTTATTGGCTGAAGTTGATGCTATGGAATCACAAGGTGGTTTCCCTTCTCCTACTTCAGCCATGAAGTTTGCAAAAGAGTTGATTCAAGATTGTAAAGATGATTGCTTTAGCTCGATCGAGTTCAGTCATTTACATGATCCCGGAAAAAATGATGCCTTGAGCTCCACAGGAGATAGACAATTGGCTTGCCAGCCTTCTCTCCCATGCAAACCAGCTGTAGAATCATCTTTTATCGATGGTCTAGATTCTTTTCGGAGGTCAAGTGTTCATTCATCAGCAAGCAGTGAGGGAGAAACTAATGCCCCGGTTTACCCCGGTGAAGGTGGATCAGAATTCCACCCTCCTGCTTCAGTCAACACTAGTCAAGATATGGTTGGTGCAACTATGGTTCTTGGTACAGGATCAGAGTCCAACGAACCTGGTTGGGGAACGGTGCAGGGTAACATTAATCTAGTAACAGTGCAGGGTAATGTGAATCTTGTCTTGGGAGGACCAACTCAGGGGATGACAAACCTCAGTTGGGGGACCAACCCAGGGTCAGGTTGGGGAAATCCAGGCGTAAATCTGAGTCCAGTTAATGGGAACCTACCGTGGGATGGTCAGCGCATGTACAGTAGCCCCCGAGAGTGGGGATATCAAGGTGGTGAACCAGGTGGATTTGGTAGAGGCAGGCCTCAGTGGGGAAGGCAACAGTATGGTGGTAGTAGTGGCGGAGGAGGAGGATATTCCAGGCCACCACCAAAAGGGCAGCGGGTATGTAAATTTTATGAGAGCGGTCGTTGCAAGAAAGGAGCATTCTGCGACTATCTACACCCCTGA
- the LOC140805039 gene encoding WAT1-related protein At1g25270-like, producing MDQSNGCVAVQVLKPIMVMILSQVASGGVSIFYKLAVYDGMKIKILVVYRLVFATIFIVPVALIFERKRPKLTWNVAFQGFACGTIGAALGSNLYAESLVLTSATYAVAMSNLIPALTLVMAVIFRLERLDIRRSAGKAKIIGTALGIGGAMILTLCKGKDIAFWSSHVHFLHNIESATDHKLGQNHVLGSLLALCSCISYASWLIIQATFHFHHAKMSKIYPCYSSTAITCLTGAFISGFIPCAPKEIGRTGNLAGTSDFWLLLIWNQIRLQGIIGSGMMIAAAAWATSVAGPLFVSSFQPLALVFVVLAGSLVLNEKLHLGSIIGSVLIVVGLYSLLWGKAKEMNEAPFCPKTKGEHTLEFASPADRNRISSSGDTGEEVSSSPVEKV from the exons ATGGATCAATCAAATGGCTGTGTTGCAGTACAAGTTTTAAAGCCCATAATGGTAATGATACTGAGCCAAGTAGCTTCCGGGGGTGTCAGTATATTCTACAAACTAGCGGTTTATGATGGGATGAAGATAAAGATTCTGGTCGTTTATCGGCTGGTTTTCGCCACCATTTTCATTGTTCCGGTTGCTTTAATCTTTGAAAG GAAAAGACCTAAATTAACTTGGAATGTAGCTTTCCAAGGTTTTGCTTGTGGAACAATTGG TGCAGCATTAGGGAGCAATTTATATGCTGAAAGCTTGGTCTTAACATCTGCAACCTATGCAGTAGCTATGTCTAATTTAATTCCGGCTCTAACATTAGTCATGGCTGTTATTTTCAG GTTAGAGAGGTTAGATATTCGAAGATCAGCAGGAAAAGCAAAGATTATAGGAACTGCATTAGGCATTGGAGGAGCAATGATTTTAACTCTTTGCAAGGGAAAGGACATCGCATTTTGGTCGTCTCACGTTCATTTTCTTCATAATATTGAATCTGCAACAGATCATAAGTTGGGGCAGAATCATGTTTTGGGCTCTTTGTTGGCTCTGTGCAGTTGCATTTCTTATGCATCCTGGTTGATAATTCAGGCAACATTTCACTTTCATCAT GCAAAAATGAGCAAAATATACCCGTGTTATTCAAGTACTGCTATAACGTGTCTCACTGGAGCTTTCATATCTGGATTTATTCCTTGTGCACCGAAAGAAATTGGACGAACTGGAAACTTGGCTGGAACTTCAGACTTCTGGCTGCTGCTTATATG GAACCAAATTCGGTTACAGGGTATTATTGGCTCGGGGATGATGATCGCTGCAGCAGCTTGGGCGACCTCTGTCGCCGGCCCTCTATTTGTATCTTCATTCCAGCCTCTGGCTCTGGTATTTGTCGTGCTTGCAGGATCTCTGGTTCTCAACGAGAAGCTGCATTTGGGAAG TATTATAGGATCGGTGCTCATTGTTGTGGGATTGTACTCACTTCTATGGGGAAAAGCCAAGGAAATGAACGAGGCTCCATTTTGCCCGAAAACGAAAGGGGAACATACGCTGGAATTCGCTTCGCCAGCTGATAGAAATCGAATATCCAGTTCTGGTGACACAGGGGAAGAAGTATCATCTTCACCTGTTGAAAAAGTATGA
- the LOC140810409 gene encoding uncharacterized protein, with amino-acid sequence MGACASRFQVLKDGANPPTQQMVPPAGDDSSNRLSFDHLLEVKNEGDKVSSERESKASKLVKSQDQVEGNCQENGSPKSFQPVDDPMSKKEVGKTPITEGLMCKTSEEVKTDDARGDNQSEESKAVPINIEQKPVEITGKDLNPLKTENVSVQERI; translated from the exons ATGGGAGCTTGTGCCAGCAGGTTTCAGGTGTTGAAAGATGGCGCTAACCCTCCGACGCAGCAGATGGTCCCGCCTGCCGGGGATGATTCTTCCAATCGCCTTTCCTTTGACCATTTACTCGAGGTGAAG AATGAAGGAGATAAAGTCTCGTCCGAAAGAGAAAGCAAAGCATCCAAACTAGTCAAAAGTCAGGATCAAGTAGAGGGAAACTGCCAAGAAAATGGAAGCCCAAAATCTTTTCAACCAGTTGATGATCCAATGTCGAAGAAAGAAGTCGGGAAAACACCGATTACAGAAGGCCTTATGTGCAAGACTTCGGAGGAAGTGAAAACAGATGATGCAAGAGGAGATAACCAAAGTGAAGAATCCAAAGCGGTTCCGATTAATATAGAACAGAAACCGGTTGAGATAACTGGAAAAGATCTAAATCCCTTAAAGACAGAAAATGTATCCGTCCAAGAAAGAATTTAG